The following coding sequences lie in one Alloacidobacterium dinghuense genomic window:
- a CDS encoding 23S rRNA (pseudouridine(1915)-N(3))-methyltransferase RlmH gives MIKRGPGESDFTSALKTYAKRIGNYAAVEIPVYASESAFLQTLSRHRSRTVPYLVLLDSRGKQFASEQFAELLGKQRDQGQQKIVFAIGPADGWSDDARRQANLLLSLGTMTLPHELARVVLSEQLYRAFTILSGHPYHTGH, from the coding sequence ATGATTAAAAGGGGTCCCGGCGAATCTGACTTCACGTCGGCACTCAAGACATACGCCAAGCGAATCGGCAATTATGCTGCAGTCGAGATTCCGGTCTATGCCTCCGAGTCTGCTTTTCTTCAAACCCTTTCGCGTCACCGCTCCCGTACCGTGCCCTATCTGGTGCTGCTCGATAGCCGAGGCAAACAATTCGCATCGGAACAATTTGCCGAGTTGCTGGGCAAACAACGCGATCAAGGGCAGCAAAAAATTGTCTTCGCCATCGGTCCTGCCGACGGCTGGTCGGACGACGCCCGCAGGCAGGCAAACCTGCTGTTATCGCTTGGGACAATGACATTGCCGCACGAACTGGCTCGGGTAGTCCTCAGCGAGCAACTCTACCGGGCGTTTACAATCCTATCTGGGCATCCGTATCACACGGGCCACTGA